From one Acidibrevibacterium fodinaquatile genomic stretch:
- a CDS encoding Panacea domain-containing protein, giving the protein MFVSHHREKLINATIFFVAKTRHCHTLKLNKLMNFLDFEHYRQTGRSVTGFEYNALAMGPASFKLLDELKTPTTDFAAAITTLDVRGEFSERIMRRDLKAKAEFDKSWFTKREIDIMERLAEYFAEADGGTMSAFSHDRKLPWFKVYRNGAGENQPIPYELALDAPIIADMPSLPRDEILARQEEFAAIDRAMVP; this is encoded by the coding sequence ATGTTCGTTTCCCATCATCGCGAGAAGCTGATCAACGCGACGATCTTCTTTGTGGCGAAGACGCGGCATTGCCATACGCTCAAGCTCAACAAATTGATGAATTTCCTTGATTTTGAGCATTACCGCCAAACCGGGCGAAGTGTCACGGGCTTCGAATACAACGCCCTTGCGATGGGGCCAGCCTCCTTCAAATTGCTCGACGAACTAAAGACCCCCACGACTGATTTCGCCGCGGCGATCACCACGCTCGACGTTCGCGGTGAATTCTCGGAGCGGATCATGCGCCGAGACCTCAAGGCCAAGGCCGAGTTTGACAAATCGTGGTTTACCAAGCGCGAGATCGATATTATGGAGCGGCTGGCCGAATATTTCGCCGAGGCGGACGGCGGCACCATGTCGGCGTTCTCGCATGACCGGAAATTGCCTTGGTTTAAGGTGTATCGGAATGGCGCGGGAGAGAATCAGCCGATACCTTATGAATTGGCGCTTGACGCTCCGATCATCGCTGACATGCCAAGCCTGCCCCGAGATGAGATCCTGGCGCGGCAAGAGGAATTCGCGGCGATTGATCGGGCGATGGTCCCGTGA
- a CDS encoding IS630 family transposase (programmed frameshift), whose translation MTVAITRLDLSAMALRERAARATDAKVSRRLLAIALVLEGWSRCDAAEACAMDRQTLRDWVHRYNALGPDGLGDAPRRNGPPPRLSASQQAQIAAWVRQGPDLERDGVVRWRCVDLQRRIETEFAVTLHETSISRLLRRLKFTRVQPRPYHPKKDAAAQDIFKKNFAGLVAAAIPVTAARKPIEVWFADEARVGQKGTLSYVWAERGSRPLAVRDNRHDSAYLFGAVCPERCIGTAIIMPAVNSEAMAEHLREISTQVAPGAHAVLVLDGAGWHQAGERLPVPDNISLLSLPPYSPELNPVENIWQFLRSNFLSHQVWNSYDEILAACRNAWNKFMQMPEQIASITQRDWIKEVIG comes from the exons ATGACGGTAGCGATAACGCGTTTGGACTTGTCGGCTATGGCGCTGCGCGAGCGGGCGGCTCGTGCGACGGATGCGAAAGTTTCGCGGCGCCTTTTGGCGATTGCTCTTGTTCTTGAAGGCTGGTCTCGGTGCGATGCGGCCGAGGCTTGTGCCATGGACCGCCAGACGCTGCGCGACTGGGTGCACCGTTACAATGCATTGGGACCTGACGGACTGGGCGATGCGCCGCGCCGCAACGGCCCGCCGCCCCGATTGTCGGCTTCGCAGCAGGCGCAGATCGCGGCATGGGTCAGGCAGGGCCCGGACCTGGAGCGTGACGGCGTGGTGCGGTGGCGCTGTGTCGACCTGCAGCGACGGATCGAGACCGAGTTTGCGGTTACCCTGCACGAGACGTCGATCAGCCGATTGTTGCGGCGGCTCAAGTTCACGCGGGTCCAGCCGCGTCCGTATCATCCGAAGAAGGACGCTGCGGCACAGGACATTTTTAAAAAGA ACTTCGCTGGCCTGGTAGCGGCGGCGATCCCGGTCACGGCGGCCCGTAAGCCGATCGAGGTGTGGTTCGCCGATGAAGCCCGTGTCGGTCAGAAGGGAACCCTGAGCTATGTCTGGGCAGAGCGGGGTTCCCGACCACTGGCGGTGCGCGACAATCGCCATGACTCCGCCTATCTGTTTGGTGCCGTCTGCCCAGAACGTTGTATTGGTACCGCCATCATCATGCCGGCGGTCAACAGCGAGGCGATGGCCGAGCATCTTCGCGAAATCAGCACGCAGGTCGCGCCCGGTGCGCACGCCGTGCTGGTGCTCGATGGCGCCGGCTGGCATCAAGCCGGCGAACGTTTGCCGGTGCCCGACAACATCAGCCTGCTATCGCTGCCGCCCTATTCGCCAGAGCTCAACCCAGTCGAAAACATCTGGCAATTTCTGCGCAGCAACTTCCTAAGCCATCAGGTCTGGAACAGCTACGACGAAATCCTTGCCGCCTGCCGAAACGCCTGGAACAAGTTCATGCAAATGCCAGAACAAATCGCTTCGATCACCCAACGAGACTGGATCAAAGAGGTCATTGGATAG
- a CDS encoding DNA methyltransferase yields the protein MWLACYTQEEIAEAEGAAVGTVNSVCSEMADLPESDKPAASHLTDFDPPLYNVWKQQTRTPGSAHFGNSEARWVDNLLYLYTQPFDVVVDPFAGGGSTIDVCRKRFRRYWVSDRKPIVEREKEIRANLSGLAVGSAASWRAGHRRLGWLSGSASISARNRAASSQARSRSSRGVIGSLLFRVSRREIIALRVPGPRSAERL from the coding sequence ATGTGGCTGGCGTGCTACACGCAGGAGGAGATCGCCGAGGCGGAGGGTGCGGCAGTCGGAACGGTGAATTCAGTTTGTTCAGAAATGGCAGACTTGCCAGAATCTGACAAACCCGCCGCTTCGCACCTGACCGACTTTGATCCGCCGCTCTACAACGTCTGGAAGCAGCAGACGCGGACGCCAGGCTCCGCGCACTTCGGCAACAGCGAGGCGCGGTGGGTGGACAACCTGCTATACCTCTATACCCAGCCGTTTGATGTGGTGGTGGACCCGTTCGCCGGCGGCGGCTCGACGATCGACGTCTGCCGCAAGCGGTTTCGGCGCTATTGGGTCTCGGATCGCAAGCCGATCGTCGAGCGCGAGAAGGAAATCCGAGCGAACCTCAGCGGCCTGGCGGTGGGCTCGGCGGCATCATGGCGGGCGGGCCATCGCCGCCTTGGATGGCTCTCCGGCAGCGCTTCGATCTCGGCTCGCAACCGGGCCGCCAGCTCGCAGGCCAGGTCTCGGAGTTCACGCGGCGTCATCGGGTCGCTCCTTTTTCGCGTCAGCCGGCGGGAAATCATCGCGCTTCGCGTTCCCGGGCCACGGTCCGCAGAGCGGCTGTAG
- the coaD gene encoding pantetheine-phosphate adenylyltransferase — protein MSEAASRPRIGVYPGTFDPITNGHLDIIARAARILPRLVIGVAINAGKGPLFPLEERVALVRAETERVAQASGTEIAVAAFDTLLVEFARSVGATVILRGLRAVSDFDYEFQMAGMNYRLAPDIETVFLMASERHQFISSRFVKEIALLGGDITSFVPTLTRERVLERLGGGAA, from the coding sequence ATGAGTGAGGCGGCGAGTAGGCCCCGGATCGGCGTCTATCCCGGCACCTTCGACCCGATCACCAACGGCCATCTCGATATCATCGCGCGCGCCGCGCGGATCCTGCCGCGTCTCGTCATCGGCGTTGCGATCAATGCCGGCAAGGGGCCGTTGTTCCCGCTCGAGGAGCGGGTCGCATTGGTGCGCGCCGAAACCGAGCGCGTGGCGCAGGCGAGCGGCACCGAGATCGCGGTGGCCGCGTTCGACACGCTGCTCGTCGAGTTTGCTCGCTCGGTTGGCGCAACCGTGATCCTGCGCGGGCTGCGCGCGGTGTCGGACTTCGATTATGAGTTCCAGATGGCGGGGATGAATTACCGGCTCGCGCCCGATATCGAGACGGTGTTCTTGATGGCGAGCGAGCGGCATCAATTCATCTCGTCGCGTTTCGTCAAGGAGATCGCGCTGCTCGGTGGCGACATCACGAGTTTCGTGCCCACGCTGACGCGAGAGCGCGTGCTCGAGCGGCTCGGCGGCGGGGCGGCGTGA
- a CDS encoding peptidylprolyl isomerase has translation MQESEAAIPPATPENEVYLDLKDGRVVILLRPDLAPKHVERVKTLCKQGFYDGTPFHRVIEGFMAQGGDPTGTGTGGSKLPNIPAEFTNKAHFLRGTVGAARAADPDSANSQFFIMFAPAPGLDGQYTIWGQVIKGMEFVDHIKRGDGPNGIVKDPDRVVRMRLATDVKD, from the coding sequence ATGCAAGAGAGCGAGGCGGCCATCCCGCCGGCGACACCGGAGAACGAGGTCTATCTCGATCTCAAGGACGGGCGGGTGGTGATCCTGCTGCGCCCTGACCTTGCCCCCAAGCATGTCGAGCGGGTGAAGACCCTCTGCAAGCAGGGGTTTTATGACGGCACCCCGTTCCACCGGGTGATCGAGGGGTTCATGGCCCAGGGCGGTGACCCCACCGGCACCGGCACCGGCGGGTCGAAACTGCCGAATATTCCCGCCGAATTCACCAACAAGGCGCATTTCCTGCGCGGCACCGTGGGCGCCGCGCGCGCCGCCGATCCCGACAGCGCCAATAGCCAGTTCTTCATCATGTTCGCCCCGGCGCCCGGCCTCGACGGCCAGTACACGATCTGGGGCCAAGTAATCAAAGGGATGGAGTTCGTCGATCACATCAAGCGCGGCGACGGCCCTAATGGCATCGTCAAGGATCCCGACCGCGTCGTGCGGATGCGCCTTGCGACCGACGTCAAGGATTGA
- a CDS encoding IS5 family transposase (programmed frameshift): protein MPAPQLSDSLWSILEPLLPPPRPRPKGGRPPISARAALTGILFVLRSGIPWEMLPREMGCGSGVTCWRRLRDWQAAGVWERLHRELLRRLQDANRIDWSRAALDSSAIAGKKGGAATGPNPTDRGRPGTKRHLVTDRHGIPLTFALTGANVHDSVPFEQMLDAIPAIRGKRGRPRRRPRKLHADKAYDHRRCRRACRQRGITPRIARRGVETSERLGRYRWVIERTFAWLNRFRRLTIRYERRIDIHSAFTSIACSLIALRALEGRF, encoded by the exons ATGCCCGCGCCCCAACTCTCCGACAGCCTGTGGTCGATCCTCGAACCCTTGCTCCCTCCGCCGCGCCCGCGGCCAAAGGGTGGCCGGCCGCCGATCTCGGCACGCGCCGCGCTGACGGGCATTCTGTTTGTGCTACGCAGCGGCATTCCCTGGGAGATGTTGCCTCGCGAGATGGGCTGCGGCTCTGGGGTAACCTGCTGGCGGCGCCTGCGCGACTGGCAAGCGGCCGGCGTTTGGGAGCGGTTGCACCGCGAGTTGCTGCGCCGCTTGCAAGACGCCAACCGCATCGACTGGAGCCGGGCCGCGCTGGACAGTTCCGCCATCGCGG GCAAAAAAGGGGGTGCCGCGACCGGGCCGAACCCGACCGATCGGGGCCGTCCCGGCACGAAACGCCACCTCGTCACGGACCGTCACGGTATCCCGCTCACGTTCGCCCTGACCGGGGCCAATGTGCATGACAGCGTGCCCTTCGAGCAGATGCTCGATGCGATCCCAGCGATCCGCGGCAAGCGCGGCCGGCCGCGGCGCAGGCCGAGAAAGCTGCACGCGGACAAGGCCTATGATCATCGCCGCTGCCGCCGCGCCTGCCGGCAGCGAGGCATCACGCCGCGCATCGCCCGGCGCGGCGTCGAGACCAGCGAGCGTCTCGGCCGCTATCGCTGGGTCATCGAACGCACCTTCGCCTGGCTCAATCGCTTCCGGCGTCTCACCATCCGCTACGAGCGGCGCATCGATATCCACAGCGCGTTTACAAGCATCGCTTGCTCCCTCATCGCCCTCCGGGCTCTGGAGGGAAGGTTTTGA
- a CDS encoding terminase large subunit domain-containing protein, with the protein MPASAAPLLDIDSAIGDPALFAPHFRAESWQPWRVFLRALFALPMSDDDMALFAASTGRTTPPVAPSREAALIVGRRGGKSRVLALIAVFLACFRDYRPFLAAGELATVAILAANRSQARSIFRFISGLLKETPLLKPMVVDEGAESITLNNRVVIEISTASFRTTRGYTFAAVLCDEIAFWRSDESSANPDVEILRALRPGMLSIPGSILLLASSPYAKRGELYAAFRKHYGRDDARVMVWKADTVTMNPGVPADIIAEAYQDDPEAARAEYGAEFRDDLADFVTREAVDRITMWGRSELPPEPGIAYAAFCDPSGGASDAMTLAIAHLGADNVPILDAVREARPPFDPEGVVKEFADLLRRYGIETVVGDRYGGEWPRQRFREHGIGYEPSARPKSDLYIDLLSLINAGRLELLDAPRLTAQLCGLERRTTRSGRDSVDHAPGGHDDLANAVAGVLVGLDIDRRPALIRPAAMLGEDERPAALPRLCRTAFATLFISLDGMAGAAIFAKGHSDQPNRLILADIVSEPVAGHTIKGVAERLFALAEVCRPLDGMSFWVPPPLVRQCRLQGVPADEIPADLLQSVDDLALAASGHVHAGAVRLGAAAHEASRFLPLGGALSFRAGADAGADPLRLAVLAGIVMALDPAHV; encoded by the coding sequence ATGCCCGCCTCCGCCGCGCCGTTGCTCGACATCGACTCGGCGATTGGCGATCCGGCGTTGTTCGCGCCGCATTTCCGCGCCGAAAGCTGGCAACCCTGGCGCGTGTTCCTCCGCGCCCTGTTCGCGCTGCCGATGAGTGACGACGACATGGCGCTGTTCGCCGCCAGCACGGGCCGCACCACGCCGCCGGTTGCGCCTTCGCGCGAAGCTGCGCTGATCGTCGGCCGGCGGGGTGGCAAAAGCCGCGTGCTGGCATTGATCGCCGTATTCCTGGCCTGCTTTCGCGACTATCGCCCGTTTCTTGCCGCTGGTGAACTGGCAACGGTTGCGATCCTGGCGGCAAACCGAAGCCAAGCGCGCAGCATTTTCCGCTTCATCTCGGGCCTGCTCAAGGAAACGCCGTTGCTCAAGCCGATGGTGGTGGACGAGGGCGCGGAGTCGATCACGCTGAATAATCGCGTTGTGATCGAAATCTCGACGGCGAGCTTTCGCACCACACGCGGCTATACCTTTGCGGCGGTTCTCTGCGACGAGATCGCGTTCTGGAGATCGGACGAGAGCAGCGCGAACCCCGACGTTGAAATCCTGCGCGCGCTGCGCCCCGGCATGCTGAGCATCCCCGGCAGCATTCTGTTGCTCGCGAGTTCGCCCTACGCGAAACGCGGCGAGTTATACGCCGCTTTCCGCAAGCATTACGGCCGCGACGATGCCCGCGTGATGGTCTGGAAAGCTGACACCGTGACCATGAACCCCGGGGTTCCGGCTGATATCATCGCCGAGGCGTATCAGGATGACCCCGAGGCCGCGCGGGCTGAGTATGGCGCCGAGTTTCGCGATGATCTCGCGGATTTCGTCACCCGCGAGGCGGTCGACCGCATCACCATGTGGGGGCGCAGCGAGTTGCCGCCCGAGCCGGGGATTGCCTATGCCGCGTTCTGCGACCCCTCCGGCGGGGCATCGGATGCGATGACGCTGGCGATCGCGCATCTCGGGGCTGACAATGTGCCGATCCTCGACGCGGTGCGGGAGGCGCGGCCGCCCTTTGATCCCGAGGGCGTCGTCAAAGAGTTTGCCGACCTGCTGCGGCGCTATGGTATCGAAACCGTGGTCGGCGATCGCTATGGCGGCGAATGGCCGCGCCAGCGGTTCCGCGAGCACGGTATCGGCTATGAACCAAGCGCCCGGCCGAAATCTGATCTCTACATCGACCTGCTGAGCCTGATTAACGCCGGGCGGCTGGAACTGCTCGACGCGCCGCGGCTTACGGCGCAGTTGTGCGGGCTCGAACGCCGGACCACGCGCTCGGGCCGGGATTCGGTCGATCACGCGCCCGGCGGCCATGATGACCTTGCCAACGCGGTTGCCGGGGTGCTGGTCGGGCTCGATATCGACCGGCGTCCGGCGCTGATCCGCCCCGCGGCGATGCTCGGCGAGGATGAGCGCCCGGCGGCGTTGCCGAGACTCTGCCGCACGGCGTTCGCGACGTTGTTCATCTCGCTCGACGGCATGGCGGGCGCGGCGATTTTCGCGAAGGGGCACTCTGACCAGCCAAACCGGCTGATCCTTGCCGATATCGTCTCGGAGCCGGTGGCGGGGCATACGATCAAGGGGGTTGCCGAACGCTTGTTCGCGCTCGCCGAGGTATGCCGGCCGCTCGATGGCATGTCGTTCTGGGTGCCGCCGCCGCTGGTGCGGCAGTGTCGCTTGCAGGGCGTGCCGGCCGACGAGATTCCTGCCGATTTGCTGCAAAGCGTCGATGACCTGGCGTTGGCGGCGAGCGGCCATGTTCATGCCGGCGCGGTGCGGCTCGGCGCGGCGGCGCATGAGGCGAGCCGGTTCCTGCCCCTTGGCGGCGCGCTTTCCTTCCGGGCGGGCGCGGATGCGGGCGCTGATCCGTTGCGGCTGGCGGTGCTGGCGGGCATCGTCATGGCGCTCGACCCGGCGCACGTATGA